The Sulfurimonas lithotrophica genome includes a region encoding these proteins:
- the pdxA gene encoding 4-hydroxythreonine-4-phosphate dehydrogenase: MKKIAVSVGDINGVGIEIALKAHNEISKICKPVYCINDKLLAHAAKLLNVDIPKDFQTVKMDADFEIKPSTIDANSGRFSYESFIKAIGLCESDKADAVVTMPIHKEAWSLAGLDYKGHTDLLRKHFKQDAIMMLGCEKMFVALYTEHIPLKDVAKSIKQDKLVSFFLDLDTSLPKAKIAVLGLNPHAGDNGVLGDEEREIEAAIKSVNDKLGFERYVGCLVPDVAFTPDARKNFNYYVAMYHDQGLTPLKALYFDESVNISLNLPIVRTSVDHGTAFDIAYQGKAKTLSYINAVKSAISLCNKE, encoded by the coding sequence ATGAAAAAAATAGCAGTAAGTGTCGGTGATATTAACGGTGTTGGGATAGAGATAGCACTAAAAGCACATAATGAGATTTCCAAAATATGTAAACCCGTCTATTGCATCAACGATAAACTGCTTGCTCACGCTGCCAAACTTTTAAATGTAGATATTCCAAAAGATTTTCAAACTGTTAAAATGGATGCAGACTTTGAAATAAAACCATCTACTATAGATGCAAATAGTGGAAGATTTTCATATGAAAGCTTTATAAAAGCTATTGGTCTATGCGAAAGCGATAAAGCAGATGCAGTAGTTACAATGCCTATACACAAAGAAGCATGGAGCTTGGCAGGACTTGACTATAAAGGTCATACCGATCTACTTCGCAAACACTTCAAACAAGATGCCATTATGATGCTCGGTTGCGAGAAGATGTTTGTAGCACTTTATACCGAGCATATACCTTTAAAAGATGTAGCCAAAAGTATAAAACAAGATAAGCTTGTGAGTTTCTTTTTAGATTTAGACACCTCTTTACCTAAAGCAAAAATAGCCGTACTTGGACTAAACCCTCATGCAGGCGACAATGGAGTTTTAGGTGATGAAGAACGTGAAATAGAAGCCGCAATAAAGAGTGTAAACGACAAGCTAGGCTTTGAGCGCTATGTTGGTTGTTTAGTTCCGGATGTAGCATTTACACCAGATGCGAGAAAAAACTTTAACTATTATGTTGCAATGTACCATGACCAAGGTCTAACACCACTAAAAGCACTCTATTTTGATGAGAGTGTAAATATATCTTTAAACTTACCTATAGTTAGAACTTCGGTAGATCACGGTACTGCATTTGATATAGCCTATCAAGGCAAAGCCAAAACACTAAGCTATATAAACGCTGTTAAAAGTGCTATTAGTTTGTGTAACAAAGAATAG
- a CDS encoding pyridoxine 5'-phosphate synthase, whose protein sequence is MNLGVNIDHVAVLREARRVNDPDILQAMFVACESGADQITIHLREDRRHIQDIDVKNIMINSKLPVNLECAIDKNILDIVCDMKPHRATLVPEKREEVTTEGGLDVFNHSSKICYAVEKLHDSLIPVSLFVDPTMEAMQKSKELGAEMVELHTGAFANIFAMLYANLSHSNHSIKELELPRYKLETMLENELKNIKEASVYAKKLGLEVAAGHGLNYANVHYMMDIEEITELNIGQSIIARSVFSGLSEAIKEMKKLTTR, encoded by the coding sequence ATGAACTTAGGTGTAAACATAGACCATGTAGCTGTTTTACGTGAAGCTAGACGTGTAAACGACCCTGATATTCTTCAAGCAATGTTTGTAGCATGTGAAAGCGGAGCTGACCAAATAACCATACATCTTAGAGAAGACAGACGACATATACAAGATATTGATGTTAAAAACATCATGATTAATTCTAAGTTACCCGTAAATTTAGAGTGTGCGATAGATAAAAATATATTAGACATAGTTTGCGATATGAAACCGCATCGTGCTACACTTGTCCCGGAAAAACGTGAAGAAGTAACTACTGAAGGCGGACTTGATGTTTTTAACCACTCAAGTAAAATTTGTTATGCCGTAGAAAAATTACATGATTCACTTATTCCCGTTTCTTTATTTGTCGATCCAACCATGGAAGCTATGCAAAAATCAAAAGAATTGGGTGCTGAAATGGTTGAACTTCATACAGGTGCATTTGCAAATATTTTTGCTATGCTTTACGCCAATCTATCCCATTCAAACCATAGCATAAAGGAGTTGGAACTACCTCGTTATAAATTAGAAACAATGCTAGAAAATGAATTAAAAAACATAAAAGAGGCTTCTGTATATGCAAAAAAACTCGGGCTTGAAGTTGCTGCTGGACATGGATTAAATTATGCGAACGTTCATTATATGATGGATATAGAAGAAATTACCGAGTTAAATATAGGTCAAAGCATTATTGCAAGAAGTGTCTTTTCAGGCTTATCCGAAGCTATCAAAGAGATGAAGAAACTAACTACAAGATAA
- a CDS encoding lysophospholipid acyltransferase family protein: protein MIKKLIKYPYMIKLGYKYIKIFKRTYKHPFITHKQAHIQLSKDRQAYANNILKYLNIDIKIYGSLPKKNHKLYIINHRSLLDIIIMESIFSKHNKSGLWIAKEELFNAFYGDFFKYSGNISVDLEKKKGLISFFKKIKHSLDKDNDVNIYIFPEGERNKSNNILEFQPGAQKIARSNKLDIVPVFINDTLESVFKHAPFKNKKIVEVHFGDEIEHNELEQKYKKFVYRILNV from the coding sequence ATGATTAAAAAACTTATCAAATACCCATATATGATTAAACTCGGATATAAATATATAAAAATATTTAAAAGAACATATAAGCATCCCTTTATAACTCATAAACAAGCACATATCCAGCTATCAAAAGACCGTCAAGCATATGCAAATAATATTTTGAAATATTTAAATATCGATATTAAAATATATGGTTCTTTACCAAAAAAAAATCATAAACTTTATATTATCAACCATCGATCGCTTTTAGATATAATAATTATGGAAAGTATCTTTTCCAAACATAATAAATCAGGTCTTTGGATAGCTAAAGAGGAGTTGTTTAACGCTTTTTACGGTGACTTTTTTAAATATAGCGGAAATATTAGTGTTGATCTTGAGAAGAAAAAAGGTCTCATTAGTTTTTTTAAAAAAATAAAACACTCTCTGGATAAAGATAATGATGTAAATATATATATTTTCCCCGAAGGGGAGAGAAATAAAAGCAATAATATATTAGAATTTCAACCCGGTGCTCAAAAAATAGCAAGATCAAATAAGCTTGATATAGTACCGGTCTTTATTAACGATACTTTGGAGAGTGTTTTTAAACACGCACCATTTAAAAATAAAAAGATAGTTGAAGTGCATTTTGGAGATGAAATTGAACATAATGAGCTTGAACAAAAATATAAAAAATTTGTATATAGGATTTTAAATGTGTAA
- the amrA gene encoding AmmeMemoRadiSam system protein A, with translation MSFNLDESEKNLLKNIARDTLFEAVINGKKFEVDATELSQNLKTNVGAFVTLYKNKQLRGCIGIFEPNEPLYEVVRNMAISSAFHDTRFNPVSEDELEDIEIEISVLTPRKKISSLDDIVIGRDGIYIQKGSRSGTYLPHVAIQMGWDAEEFVSSCALEKAGISFDEINEADIFTYQSIVF, from the coding sequence ATGAGTTTTAATTTAGACGAGAGTGAAAAAAATTTACTAAAAAATATAGCAAGAGACACACTTTTTGAAGCCGTAATAAACGGCAAAAAGTTTGAAGTAGATGCTACAGAACTTTCACAAAATCTAAAGACAAATGTCGGTGCATTTGTAACTCTTTATAAAAATAAACAACTTCGTGGATGCATAGGGATTTTTGAGCCAAATGAACCTTTATATGAGGTAGTTAGAAATATGGCTATATCTTCCGCATTTCACGATACTAGATTTAATCCCGTAAGCGAAGATGAGTTAGAGGATATAGAGATAGAGATATCTGTTTTAACTCCAAGAAAAAAGATAAGCTCTTTGGATGACATAGTTATCGGAAGAGACGGCATATATATACAAAAAGGATCAAGAAGCGGTACTTATCTGCCCCATGTTGCAATACAAATGGGTTGGGATGCAGAAGAGTTTGTAAGCAGTTGTGCACTTGAAAAAGCCGGAATAAGTTTTGATGAAATTAACGAAGCTGATATATTTACATATCAATCTATAGTCTTCTAA
- a CDS encoding metallophosphoesterase, whose amino-acid sequence MSNKRRDFFKKSLDISSLGVAFALSSRAIYEAKFIKLERVDVEIKNLKNKYKIVQLSDIHIGGIVDKNFIHSIVERVNNLEPDIVVITGDLVDIKISRAREALDEFKKLKHKLGIYFVVGNHEYFHNVDEIIDEVKKLGFRVLENENVYIGDKGEGFNLAGVYDIFGYRAGHHMPQIKDALMDIDNNSPTVLLAHQPRYIEEVTGEVDLMLSGHTHGGQLYPFKALVKLQQPYLNGLYQHDEKLQIYVSKGTGFWGPPMRLGASSEITEITIS is encoded by the coding sequence ATGAGTAATAAAAGAAGAGATTTTTTTAAAAAATCACTTGATATATCTTCACTCGGTGTTGCGTTTGCATTAAGTAGCCGTGCAATATATGAAGCTAAGTTTATAAAATTAGAACGCGTAGATGTTGAGATAAAAAATCTAAAAAATAAATATAAAATAGTACAACTTAGTGATATACATATAGGCGGAATCGTAGATAAAAATTTTATTCACTCTATTGTTGAGAGAGTAAATAATCTTGAACCGGATATTGTAGTAATAACAGGTGATTTGGTAGATATAAAAATTTCACGTGCACGTGAAGCTCTTGATGAATTTAAAAAGCTAAAACATAAACTCGGCATATATTTTGTAGTAGGGAATCATGAGTATTTTCACAATGTTGATGAGATAATAGACGAAGTCAAAAAACTTGGTTTTAGAGTTTTAGAGAATGAAAATGTTTACATTGGAGACAAAGGTGAAGGTTTTAATTTGGCAGGCGTTTATGATATTTTTGGATATAGAGCAGGGCATCATATGCCCCAAATCAAAGATGCTCTAATGGATATTGATAACAACTCACCGACTGTTCTTTTGGCGCATCAGCCTAGATATATAGAAGAAGTAACAGGGGAGGTTGACTTGATGCTAAGCGGTCATACGCACGGCGGGCAGTTATATCCGTTTAAAGCCCTTGTAAAATTACAACAGCCATATCTTAACGGTTTATATCAACATGATGAAAAACTGCAGATTTACGTCAGTAAGGGTACCGGTTTTTGGGGTCCTCCGATGAGACTTGGAGCTTCATCGGAGATTACAGAGATAACTATTTCGTAA
- a CDS encoding M99 family carboxypeptidase catalytic domain-containing protein: protein MLKLFSLLFLVSTALFSSTKSYDFNLIKKGIDDNNTLLVIGGIQGDEPGGFLSASLLVTHYEITKGSVWIVPNLNFYSIIKRSRGPFGDMNRKFAELSCNDPEYDIVQRIKGYIKEDNVKLVVNLHDGSGFYRPQYIDKLHSPYRWGQCSIVDQEKIDAKYGNLKEISEQVVNYVNKYLMKDEHKYHVHNTRTNEGDEEMAKTLTYFAINNSKAAFGNEASKSLSTHQRVYYHLLALEKYMQIMGIEYKRKFNMNSKGVYAAINNDIYISMYDNKIKLPLSKIRNYLRYFPIKKDQEVKFRASNPLLTIVQKDNEYTIQYGNRRLSRLKADYMEHDEYRPEVEFLVDGIEKDVKFGDIVEVEENFLVRNDNAYRVNVIGFTTNSKKETDMKIKKNQIAKKFSIDKSGDIYRVEYYKEDKFAGMVLIKFKS from the coding sequence ATGTTGAAGTTATTTAGTCTGCTTTTTTTAGTTTCAACTGCACTTTTTTCTTCTACTAAAAGTTACGATTTTAACCTTATTAAAAAAGGTATTGATGACAACAATACGCTTTTGGTTATTGGCGGCATCCAGGGTGATGAGCCCGGAGGTTTTTTGTCCGCATCTCTGCTTGTAACACACTATGAGATAACAAAAGGTTCTGTTTGGATAGTTCCAAATCTTAATTTTTACTCCATTATAAAAAGAAGTCGCGGACCTTTTGGGGATATGAACAGAAAATTTGCCGAACTCTCCTGTAATGACCCTGAATATGATATAGTTCAAAGAATTAAAGGGTATATAAAAGAAGATAACGTAAAGCTAGTCGTAAATTTGCATGACGGAAGCGGCTTTTATCGTCCACAGTATATTGACAAACTTCATTCTCCGTATAGATGGGGGCAATGTTCTATCGTAGATCAAGAAAAAATAGATGCTAAATACGGTAATTTAAAAGAGATATCCGAACAAGTCGTAAATTATGTTAATAAGTATTTAATGAAAGATGAACATAAGTATCATGTTCATAATACAAGAACAAACGAGGGTGATGAAGAGATGGCAAAAACCCTTACATATTTTGCCATAAATAATTCAAAAGCTGCTTTTGGTAATGAAGCCAGCAAAAGTTTAAGTACGCATCAAAGAGTTTATTATCATCTTTTGGCTTTAGAGAAATATATGCAAATTATGGGTATAGAGTATAAAAGAAAATTTAATATGAACTCTAAAGGTGTATATGCAGCTATAAATAATGATATATATATATCAATGTATGATAATAAAATAAAACTCCCCCTTAGTAAAATTAGAAACTATTTAAGATATTTCCCGATTAAAAAAGACCAAGAAGTAAAATTTCGTGCAAGTAATCCTCTTTTAACTATTGTTCAAAAAGATAATGAATATACTATCCAATACGGAAATAGAAGGCTCTCAAGATTAAAAGCCGATTATATGGAACATGATGAGTATAGACCCGAAGTAGAATTTCTGGTTGACGGTATAGAAAAAGATGTGAAATTCGGAGATATAGTTGAGGTAGAAGAAAACTTTCTGGTAAGAAACGATAATGCTTACAGGGTAAATGTTATAGGCTTTACGACAAACTCCAAAAAAGAGACCGATATGAAAATAAAGAAAAATCAGATTGCTAAAAAATTTTCAATAGATAAAAGCGGCGATATATATAGGGTAGAGTATTACAAAGAAGACAAATTCGCAGGAATGGTCCTAATTAAATTTAAAAGTTAA
- a CDS encoding thioredoxin domain-containing protein, whose product MSNKLTYEDSPYLQQHKNNPVDWYPWCDEAFEKAQKENKAIFISIGYSSCHWCHVMEENVFENEECAKILNENFVSIKVDREERPDIDKHFQEVHMLLNRRPGGWPTSIFCTPQNKPFFAGTYIPPESRAGSIEGMGFIELTKLIAQKINENDEQLYKNADEVEGFINHYEHPKEATLLKEDFYKNFLHQVKNNYDPRFGGFSVSPKFPQANTLNTLLTIDRLYDDKAARAMLLDTLNNMSKGGIYDLIDGGFCRYSVDERWLVPHFEKMLYDNALLCEVYTKTYLIYKDEQHLSIAKSIADFWLNFMSENGLFYSASDADSQGEEGSYFIYTYDEVKQALNDKYENVDKVLKQLGVTQTGNFEGKNIIRIDADAPEEFAEIKTILQNIRKDREYPFIDKKVQTSWSAMMLKSLFILGSIDNKYNKIAVNSLNELLKTMYIDEKLYHTTLIHKTPKIEAFLEDYAFLADAIMSAYKYTGKDIYLIQAQRFINIALEKFYKNGVWNFSDMDFETKAEISDNTYTSSVAVIIEAMFSLSSIIEDEKYAHFAFKTLEYNSYELARRPVLYPKMLEQVLRYTKGERIIKSTQDNLSNHIDKLSALKYPFILLKSDSNSEYLICGDKSCFSSTDDLDQLDKLIINSI is encoded by the coding sequence ATGTCGAACAAACTAACATACGAAGATTCTCCATATCTTCAACAACATAAAAACAATCCTGTAGATTGGTATCCTTGGTGTGATGAAGCATTTGAAAAAGCACAAAAAGAAAATAAAGCTATATTTATAAGTATAGGATATTCATCATGTCATTGGTGTCATGTTATGGAAGAAAATGTATTTGAAAATGAGGAGTGTGCAAAGATACTAAATGAAAACTTTGTATCTATAAAAGTTGACCGTGAAGAAAGACCCGATATAGATAAACACTTTCAAGAGGTACATATGCTTCTTAACCGTCGTCCTGGCGGTTGGCCTACCTCAATTTTTTGTACACCGCAGAACAAGCCGTTTTTTGCAGGGACTTATATACCGCCTGAATCAAGGGCAGGTTCCATAGAAGGGATGGGTTTTATTGAACTGACAAAACTGATAGCTCAAAAAATAAATGAAAACGATGAACAACTTTATAAAAATGCGGATGAAGTTGAAGGTTTTATAAACCATTATGAACATCCAAAAGAAGCAACTCTCTTAAAAGAGGATTTTTACAAAAATTTTTTACATCAGGTAAAAAACAATTATGACCCAAGATTTGGAGGTTTTTCGGTATCGCCGAAATTTCCCCAAGCCAATACCTTAAACACACTTTTAACGATAGACAGACTCTATGATGACAAAGCTGCTCGTGCGATGCTATTAGATACCTTAAACAATATGTCAAAAGGCGGTATATACGACTTGATAGACGGCGGATTTTGCAGGTACAGCGTTGATGAGAGATGGTTGGTACCGCACTTTGAAAAGATGCTTTACGACAATGCTTTATTGTGTGAAGTATATACTAAAACATACTTGATTTATAAAGATGAACAACACTTAAGTATTGCAAAAAGTATTGCTGACTTTTGGCTTAACTTTATGAGTGAAAATGGACTTTTTTACTCCGCAAGCGATGCTGACAGTCAAGGCGAAGAAGGTTCTTACTTTATATATACATACGATGAAGTAAAACAGGCACTAAACGATAAATATGAAAACGTAGATAAAGTACTCAAACAGCTCGGAGTAACGCAAACGGGAAATTTTGAAGGCAAAAATATAATTAGAATAGATGCAGATGCCCCTGAAGAATTTGCTGAAATAAAGACTATACTTCAGAATATTCGCAAAGATAGAGAGTATCCGTTTATAGATAAAAAAGTTCAAACTTCATGGTCGGCAATGATGCTTAAATCATTATTTATTTTAGGTAGTATAGACAATAAATATAATAAGATAGCCGTTAATTCGCTAAATGAGCTTTTAAAAACAATGTATATAGATGAAAAGCTCTACCATACCACACTCATTCACAAGACTCCTAAGATTGAGGCATTTTTAGAAGACTACGCATTTTTAGCAGATGCAATAATGAGTGCTTATAAATATACTGGCAAAGATATATATCTTATACAAGCACAAAGATTTATAAATATTGCACTTGAAAAGTTTTATAAAAACGGCGTATGGAATTTTAGCGATATGGACTTTGAAACAAAAGCCGAAATATCGGATAATACATATACTTCAAGCGTAGCGGTCATTATTGAAGCCATGTTTAGCCTAAGCAGTATAATAGAAGATGAGAAATACGCACATTTTGCATTTAAAACGCTTGAATATAATTCATATGAATTGGCAAGACGCCCGGTTCTATATCCAAAAATGCTAGAACAGGTTCTTAGATATACAAAGGGTGAAAGAATTATTAAATCAACTCAAGACAATCTAAGCAACCATATAGATAAACTAAGTGCATTAAAATATCCGTTTATATTGCTAAAATCTGATTCAAACAGTGAATATTTAATCTGCGGAGATAAAAGTTGCTTCTCTTCTACAGATGATTTAGACCAATTAGATAAGCTAATAATTAACTCTATTTAG
- a CDS encoding M15 family metallopeptidase gives MKRRDFLLTSILTPVFAKNLLANDTDIYLTANEWRTLVTLNQRLKRLRRYVGFANFNIISYTSALYYGRNYSRIGEFSKEELNLIDKLFHERPSQYGFFGIKTCENIENEILLKDVSKIPYTGHYLFKGQPEKDYKNLLADVGPTLILTSGVRNVIKQLSLYVNKIYYLNGNVTQASNSIAPPAYSYHTISDFDVGRKGWGYKNFTADFATTDEFYKMRELDYIGMRYDKNNNDGVRFEPWHVEVI, from the coding sequence ATGAAAAGAAGAGATTTTTTATTAACTTCAATATTGACACCAGTCTTTGCAAAAAATTTGTTGGCCAACGATACGGATATTTATTTAACGGCTAATGAATGGAGAACTTTAGTTACTCTAAACCAAAGATTAAAAAGATTAAGACGGTATGTAGGCTTTGCAAACTTTAATATTATCTCTTATACGAGTGCATTGTATTATGGAAGAAACTATAGTAGAATCGGAGAATTTAGCAAAGAGGAATTGAACCTAATTGACAAACTCTTCCATGAAAGACCTTCGCAGTACGGTTTTTTCGGTATTAAAACCTGTGAAAATATAGAGAATGAAATCCTTTTAAAAGATGTTAGCAAAATTCCATATACGGGACACTATCTGTTTAAAGGGCAGCCTGAAAAAGACTATAAAAACCTTTTAGCAGATGTTGGTCCAACGCTTATTCTTACATCGGGTGTTAGAAACGTAATAAAACAGTTGAGTCTTTATGTAAATAAAATATACTATTTAAACGGAAATGTGACTCAAGCGAGTAACAGTATAGCACCTCCTGCATACTCATATCATACGATTAGTGATTTTGATGTAGGTAGAAAAGGGTGGGGATATAAAAATTTTACGGCGGACTTTGCTACGACGGATGAATTTTATAAAATGAGGGAACTTGATTATATCGGTATGAGATACGATAAAAATAATAATGACGGAGTAAGATTTGAGCCATGGCATGTTGAAGTTATTTAG
- the dsbD gene encoding protein-disulfide reductase DsbD produces MMKKLLLLFFAAISLIAAPKFLMPEDAFKPSAEVNEKNQIVAKIEIAKDIYLYEESIKLEVPSESGLVIANIESPKSIDHYGDMAYTTSPTFIIDLEKNADISGVKEIEFKLSYQGCSEQGLCYEPYTDAFKLKIDTNKLSSSKTKALKTLDVKKEKSQNKQTEIKQIDTKEKSETDMIADVIKNSSLWVILLTFFGFGLLLSLTPCVFPMIPIISGVIVSQCKNEGRCKAFTMSLIYVLAMSVAYTIAGVLAGMFGANLQAALQNPYVIFAFAGVFVALAFSMFGFYELKIPDSIVSKVSTTGEKKGGFAGVAVMGFLSALIVGPCVAAPLAGALVYIGQTGDAVLGGAALFSMSLGMGIPLILIGTSAGKFMPKPGEWMTLVNAFFGVTMIIIAIWMLERILDSTITMLAYSFTGISFAYYLGLFDSEKTHHHVKKSIAMIIFIYSLALFVGVLGGSSSMGKPLEVFKASASSSFVKQTSSHKEFKVVKNIPELDALLEENKGKKILIDFSAQWCTSCKELEHITFADEAVRTKMDKFVLIKADITENTDKQKALSAKYGVFGPPVIIFISEAGDVIDSKTIVGFIEPEPFLKHLQSI; encoded by the coding sequence ATGATGAAAAAATTGTTACTATTATTTTTCGCAGCTATTTCACTTATAGCGGCTCCAAAATTTTTGATGCCCGAAGATGCATTTAAACCAAGTGCTGAAGTAAATGAAAAAAATCAAATAGTTGCCAAAATAGAGATAGCAAAAGATATATATCTTTATGAAGAGTCTATAAAACTTGAAGTTCCAAGCGAGAGCGGTCTAGTTATAGCAAATATTGAATCTCCCAAGTCAATTGATCATTATGGAGATATGGCATATACGACAAGTCCTACTTTTATAATAGATTTAGAAAAAAATGCAGATATTAGCGGTGTCAAAGAGATTGAATTTAAACTATCTTATCAAGGCTGTTCTGAACAAGGACTTTGTTATGAACCATATACGGATGCTTTTAAATTAAAAATTGATACAAATAAGCTTAGTAGCAGTAAAACAAAAGCATTAAAAACTTTAGATGTAAAAAAAGAAAAAAGTCAAAATAAACAGACAGAGATTAAACAGATAGATACTAAAGAAAAATCTGAAACAGATATGATTGCAGATGTAATAAAAAATAGTAGTTTATGGGTAATACTTTTAACTTTTTTCGGTTTTGGATTATTATTGTCTTTAACACCGTGTGTATTTCCTATGATTCCGATAATATCGGGCGTTATAGTTTCTCAATGTAAAAATGAAGGTAGATGCAAGGCATTTACAATGTCGCTTATCTATGTACTTGCAATGAGTGTGGCATATACTATCGCGGGTGTATTAGCAGGAATGTTTGGAGCTAATCTGCAAGCCGCTCTTCAAAACCCTTATGTTATTTTTGCATTTGCCGGTGTATTTGTGGCATTAGCATTTTCTATGTTTGGATTTTATGAGCTTAAAATTCCCGATAGTATTGTAAGCAAAGTCAGCACTACGGGAGAGAAAAAAGGCGGATTTGCAGGTGTGGCGGTCATGGGCTTTTTATCTGCTTTAATTGTCGGACCTTGTGTGGCAGCACCGCTTGCAGGTGCACTTGTATATATTGGGCAAACAGGAGATGCCGTTCTTGGCGGGGCAGCTTTATTCTCTATGAGTTTGGGTATGGGAATTCCACTTATTCTTATCGGTACTAGTGCAGGTAAGTTTATGCCAAAACCGGGTGAATGGATGACACTTGTAAATGCATTCTTCGGTGTAACAATGATAATTATAGCTATCTGGATGTTAGAGCGTATATTGGATAGTACAATCACTATGCTTGCATATTCATTTACAGGGATATCTTTTGCATATTATCTTGGTCTTTTTGATAGTGAAAAAACACATCACCATGTTAAAAAGTCTATAGCTATGATTATATTTATATATTCTTTAGCATTATTTGTAGGTGTTCTTGGCGGTTCAAGCTCTATGGGTAAACCATTAGAGGTTTTTAAAGCTTCAGCTTCTTCTTCATTTGTAAAACAAACATCTTCACATAAAGAGTTTAAAGTAGTTAAAAATATTCCTGAGTTAGATGCTTTGCTAGAAGAAAATAAAGGAAAAAAGATACTTATTGATTTTAGTGCCCAGTGGTGTACGTCTTGTAAAGAGTTAGAACATATCACTTTTGCAGATGAAGCCGTTAGAACTAAGATGGATAAGTTTGTTTTAATCAAAGCCGATATCACGGAAAATACAGATAAACAAAAAGCCTTAAGTGCCAAATACGGTGTATTTGGACCGCCTGTGATTATATTTATATCTGAGGCGGGTGATGTTATAGATTCAAAAACCATTGTCGGTTTTATTGAACCGGAACCTTTTTTAAAGCATCTTCAAAGTATCTAA
- a CDS encoding protoglobin domain-containing protein translates to MQDHKSLKEHYKFTKEEEATLKDLQPRMTELADKFVDEFYDYIWGFGRTAQFLKNKKIIQYHRKRIKEWFINLFCGNYDLQYFTYLYKIGEVHVRIGLPTHYVNSAFTFVRTFVLTNIEENFLNKEYHINEIKAVEKIIDINLDTLTSSYREEELGKFLSLSKIEKNILTGLKKFNSYINYFLAGALALVAFFAIGLFGYDIYLLFFSDKGIEKGILTVLGSLLVLWAAIELIHEEINHLQGKGFAIGAFIMLAMAALIRKVLIYSLSSEKGDELLVIAVVIVGLAISYWLVTIKKYKNPAEKII, encoded by the coding sequence ATGCAAGATCACAAAAGTTTAAAAGAACACTATAAATTTACAAAAGAAGAAGAAGCTACTTTAAAAGATTTACAACCTAGAATGACCGAACTTGCAGATAAATTTGTTGATGAGTTTTACGATTATATTTGGGGATTTGGACGAACTGCCCAATTTTTAAAAAATAAAAAAATAATCCAATACCATAGAAAAAGAATAAAAGAATGGTTTATAAATCTTTTTTGCGGAAACTATGATTTACAATATTTTACATATCTGTATAAAATAGGTGAAGTTCATGTAAGAATAGGTTTGCCTACACACTATGTAAATTCAGCTTTTACTTTTGTTAGAACTTTTGTTTTAACTAATATAGAAGAGAATTTTCTAAATAAAGAGTATCATATAAACGAAATAAAAGCAGTTGAAAAAATAATTGATATTAATCTCGATACACTAACCAGTTCCTACAGGGAAGAAGAATTGGGTAAATTTTTATCTTTATCAAAAATTGAAAAAAATATACTTACTGGCTTAAAAAAATTTAATTCATATATAAACTACTTCTTAGCCGGAGCTTTAGCTTTAGTTGCCTTTTTTGCAATCGGTCTTTTTGGATACGATATATATCTGTTATTTTTCTCGGATAAAGGAATAGAGAAAGGTATTCTTACAGTTTTAGGTAGCTTACTTGTTTTATGGGCGGCGATTGAACTTATACATGAAGAGATTAACCATCTTCAGGGCAAAGGTTTTGCTATAGGTGCATTTATAATGCTCGCAATGGCGGCTCTTATTAGAAAGGTACTTATTTATTCTTTATCATCTGAAAAAGGTGATGAACTTTTGGTTATAGCTGTAGTTATCGTAGGTCTTGCAATATCTTACTGGCTTGTAACGATAAAAAAATATAAAAATCCGGCTGAAAAGATAATTTAG